One region of Peromyscus eremicus chromosome 4, PerEre_H2_v1, whole genome shotgun sequence genomic DNA includes:
- the Tbc1d13 gene encoding TBC1 domain family member 13, giving the protein MSSLHKSRIADFQDVLKEPSIVLEKLRELSFSGIPCEGGLRCLCWKILLNYLPLERASWTSILAKQRGLYSQFLREMIIQPGIAKANMGVSREDVTFEDHPLNPNPDSRWNTYFKDNEVLLQIDKDVRRLCPDISFFQRATEYPCLLILDPQNEFETLRKRVEQTTLKSQTVARNRSGVTNMSSPHKSSTPPALNEYEVLPNGCEAHWEVVERILFIYAKLNPGIAYVQGMNEIVGPLYYTFATDPNSEWKEHAEADTFFCFTNLMAEIRDNFIKSLDDSQCGITYKMEKVYSTLKDKDVELYLKLQEQNIKPQFFAFRWLTLLLSQEFLLPDVIRIWDSLFADDNRFDFLLLVCCAMLILIREQLLEGDFTVNMRLLQDYPITDVCQILQKAKELQDSK; this is encoded by the exons ATGTCGAGTCTGCACAAGAGCCG GATTGCAGACTTCCAGGATGTCCTGAAGGAGCCCTCCATTGTGCTGGAAAAGCTCCGCGAGCTGAGCTTTAGTG GCATCCCCTGTGAGGGCGGACTGCGGTGCCTCTGCTGGAAG ATCCTCCTGAACTACCTCCCTTTGGAGAGAGCCTCGTGGACTTCCATCCTGGCCAAGCAGAG AGGCCTCTATTCTCAGTTCCTGAGAGAAATGATTATCCAGCCTGGCATTGCCAAGGCCAACATGGGTGTATCCAGGGAGGATGTGACCTTTGAGGACCAT CCCCTCAACCCAAACCCTGATAGCAGGTGGAACACGTATTTTAAGGACAACGAGGTGCTACTGCAGATTGACAAAGATGTCCG GAGGCTGTGCCCAGATATATCCTTCTTCCAAAGAGCCACTGAGTACCCCTGCCTCCTCATCCTGGACCCACAGAATGAGTTCGAGACCCTTCGTAAGCGGGTGGAGCAGACAACATTGAAATCTCAGACAGTGGCCCGGAACCGGAGCGGGGTCACAAAT ATGAGCTCCCCACACAAGAGCAGCACACCGCCGGCCCTGAACGAGTATGAGGTTCTGCCCAATGGCTGTGAAGCCCACTGGGAGGTGGTAGAGCGGATCCTGTTCATCTATGCCAAGCTCAACCCTGGCATCGCTTATGTGCAGGGCATGAATGAGATCGTGGGCCCCCTGTACTATACTTTTGCCACTGACCCCAACAGCGAGTGGAAAG AGCACGCTGAAGCCGACACCTTTTTCTGCTTCACCAACCTCATGGCTGAGATCCGGGACAACTTCATCAAGAGCCTGGATGACTCCCAGTGCGGCATCACCTACAAGATGGAAAAGGTGTACTCCACCTTGAAGGACAAGGATGTAGAACTCTACCTGAAACTG CAAGAGCAGAATATCAAGCCCCAGTTCTTCGCCTTCCGCTGGCTGACACTGCTCCTGTCACAGGAGTTCTTGCTGCCCGACGTCATCCGCATCTGGGACTCCCTCTTCGCCGACGACAACCGCTTTGACTTCCTCCTCCTGGTCTGCTGTGCCATGCTCAT ACTGATCCGGGAGCAGTTGCTGGAGGGGGATTTCACCGTCAACATGCGGCTTCTGCAG GATTACCCCATCACAGACGTCTGCCAGATCCTACAGAAAGCCAAGGAACTCCAAGACTCGAAGTAA
- the Endog gene encoding endonuclease G, mitochondrial yields MRALRVGLTLALGAGLGAAAEHWRRRAGIAPGLLGRVPVLPVVAAELPALPGGPAGGTGELAKYGLPGVAQLRSRESYVLSYDPRTRGALWVLEQLRPERLRGEGDRSACDFREDDSVHAYHRATNADYRGSGFDRGHLAAAANHRWSQRAMDDTFYLSNVAPQVPHLNQNAWNNLEKYSRSLTRTYQNVYVCTGPLFLPRTEADGKSYVKYQVIGKNHVAVPTHFFKVLILESTSGQIELRSYVMPNAPVDETLPLERFLVPIESIERASGLLFVPNILARAGNLKAITAGSK; encoded by the exons ATGCGCGCTCTGCGGGTCGGTCTGACCCTGGCGCTAGGCGCGGGGTTGGGTGCGGCGGCAGAGCACTGGCGGCGACGGGCTGGGATAGCGCCGGGGCTGCTGGGCCGGGTGCCGGTGCTGCCCGTGGTAGCGGCCGAGCTGCCCGCGCTGCCTGGGGGGCCGGCTGGTGGCACCGGGGAACTGGCCAAGTACGGGCTGCCCGGCGTGGCGCAGCTCCGGAGCCGGGAGTCCTATGTGCTGAGCTACGACCCGCGCACGCGCGGTGCGCTCTGGGTCTTGGAGCAGCTGCGGCCCGAGCGGCTCCGCGGCGAGGGCGACCGCAGCGCCTGCGACTTCCGAGAGGACGACTCTGTGCATGCATACCACCGTGCCACCAACGCGGACTACCGCGGCAGCGGCTTTGACCGCGGCCACTTGGCCGCCGCCGCCAACCACCGCTGGAGCCAGCGGGCCATGGACGACACCTTCTACCTGAGCAACGTGGCCCCGCAG GTGCCGCACCTCAACCAGAATGCTTGGAACAACCTTGAGAAGTACAGCCGCAGCTTGACTCGCACTTACCAAAATGTCTATGTCTGCACAGGGCCCCTTTTCCTGCCCAG GACAGAGGCTGATGGGAAGTCCTATGTCAAGTACCAGGTTATTGGAAAGAATCACGTGGCAGTGCCCACGCACTTCTTCAAGGTGCTCATCCTGGAGTCCACCAGCGGGCAAATCGAGCTGCGTTCCTACGTGATGCCCAATGCCCCTGTAGATGAGACTCTCCCTCTGGAGCGCTTCCTAGTGCCCATCGAGAGCATCGAGCGTGCCTCGGGGTTGCTCTTCGTGCCCAATATCCTGGCCCGTGCCGGAAACCTCAAGGCCATCACTGCTGGCAGCAAGTGA